One bacterium DNA window includes the following coding sequences:
- a CDS encoding DUF6508 domain-containing protein: MKTCSIKESEGIEAQQLANLLDFIPVFEDPSFCPAGQIPVDEDNWPDEDFMKLVSRFMDACYKNGFVVRFDWENWETEAMTYVRDPALLKEADLVVLRRLLTWHIRQNRFTKNHVAIMIASGHILLVLKSLGAFRV; the protein is encoded by the coding sequence ATGAAAACTTGTTCCATTAAAGAATCTGAGGGGATTGAAGCTCAACAGCTGGCAAACCTGCTGGATTTCATTCCTGTCTTTGAAGATCCATCCTTCTGCCCAGCCGGACAGATTCCTGTTGATGAGGATAATTGGCCGGACGAAGACTTTATGAAGTTGGTCTCCCGTTTCATGGATGCCTGCTATAAAAATGGGTTCGTTGTCCGGTTCGATTGGGAGAACTGGGAGACGGAAGCCATGACCTATGTCAGAGACCCTGCCTTACTTAAAGAAGCGGATCTGGTCGTTTTGCGTCGCCTGCTTACCTGGCATATCCGGCAGAATAGGTTCACCAAAAACCATGTCGCCATCATGATCGCTTCAGGACATA
- a CDS encoding type I 3-dehydroquinate dehydratase, translating into MTAYHIGKLALGTPPLVVGTLSSRSSLPSARRVADYPCNVVEVRLDQIGTDTPGWLGECQAIEAAGVPVLLTLRLASEGGNWVNPDAERWPFLYAALNSLSCIDVEFASELCVPLCRQATELGKCVVVSSHNFQETPDYAELKRIRDEILAIPNAIPKITTMINDEADVETLQKLLEITTVRPICILGMGSMGTKTRTLFPTLGACLAYGYLDVPSAPGQLSSSQLMQTLGRLSDESRDLKVAKNFRLKPVL; encoded by the coding sequence ATGACGGCTTACCACATCGGAAAACTGGCTCTTGGAACCCCTCCACTCGTAGTGGGAACACTTTCTTCGAGAAGTTCCCTTCCTTCTGCACGTCGTGTTGCTGATTACCCCTGTAATGTGGTGGAAGTCAGACTAGATCAGATTGGAACGGATACTCCGGGGTGGCTGGGAGAGTGCCAGGCAATTGAGGCGGCCGGGGTTCCGGTTCTGCTGACCCTTCGGTTAGCCTCTGAAGGGGGGAACTGGGTCAATCCTGATGCTGAGCGATGGCCCTTTCTCTACGCTGCACTGAACAGTCTCTCCTGTATTGACGTAGAGTTCGCCAGCGAACTTTGTGTGCCACTCTGTCGGCAGGCTACGGAACTCGGGAAATGTGTGGTCGTCTCTTCGCATAATTTTCAAGAAACCCCTGATTATGCTGAATTGAAAAGAATTCGGGATGAGATTTTGGCCATTCCGAATGCGATTCCCAAAATAACGACCATGATCAATGATGAGGCCGATGTGGAGACCTTGCAAAAGCTTCTTGAGATCACCACTGTGCGGCCTATCTGTATTCTCGGTATGGGGAGCATGGGTACCAAAACGAGAACTCTTTTTCCGACCTTAGGGGCCTGTCTTGCGTATGGTTACCTAGACGTGCCAAGTGCCCCAGGACAACTGTCGTCAAGTCAACTGATGCAAACTTTGGGTAGGCTATCTGATGAAAGCCGCGACCTCAAGGTCGCGAAGAACTTCCGGCTAAAGCCGGTACTCTGA